The following coding sequences lie in one Manis javanica isolate MJ-LG chromosome X, MJ_LKY, whole genome shotgun sequence genomic window:
- the LOC140847449 gene encoding melanoma-associated antigen 2-like isoform X2 has translation MEDQAEPGDKAAIPLSSVSMPLGVRSVQCPLEEAQQEASEAQGLEGALPSPQDGPATLASEPHAHSSSSHGDEAAGDARASLQDALRRKEARLVTFLLHKYRAKEPTTKAEMLEQVIQDHQDHFPDIFSEASKDLQLTFGIDVKEVDPSSHSYVLVPTLGLTWDGVTEEQRLPKTGLLALLLDTWGHLPPAFVTRARSHGIGLATPSQK, from the exons ATGGAGGACCAGGCTGAGCCAGGAGACAAG GCCGCCATTCCCCTGAGCAGCGTCAGCATGCCTCTGGGCGTCAGGAGTGTGCAGTGCCCGTTGGAGGAGGCCCAGCAGGAGGCAAGCGaagcccagggcctggagggggCCCTGCCCTCGCCTCAGGATGGGCCAGCCACCCTGGCAAGTGAGCCCCACGCCCATAGCTCCAGCAGCCATGGGGACGAGGCCGCAGGGGATGCCAGGGCCTCTCTCCAAGATGCGCTGCGCAGGAAGGAGGCGCGACTGGTGACCTTCCTGCTCCACAAGTACCGCGCCAAGGAGCCGACCACGAAGGCAGAGATGCTGGAACAGGTCATCCAGGATCACCAGGACCACTTCCCTGACATCTTCAGCGAAGCCTCCAAGGATTTGCAGCTGACCTTTGGCATTGACGTAAAGGAAGTAGATCCCAGCAGCCACTCCTATGTCCTGGTCCCCACCCTGGGCCTCACCTGGGATGGGGTGACTGAAGAGCAGCGCCTCCCCAAGACCGGCCTCCTGGCGCTGCTCCTGG ACACATGGGGACACCTTCCACCTGCGTTTGTGACCAGAGCTAGGTCACATGGCATCGGCCTCGCCACTCCCTCCCAAAAGTAA
- the LOC140847449 gene encoding melanoma-associated antigen 8-like isoform X1, whose amino-acid sequence MEDQAEPGDKAAIPLSSVSMPLGVRSVQCPLEEAQQEASEAQGLEGALPSPQDGPATLASEPHAHSSSSHGDEAAGDARASLQDALRRKEARLVTFLLHKYRAKEPTTKAEMLEQVIQDHQDHFPDIFSEASKDLQLTFGIDVKEVDPSSHSYVLVPTLGLTWDGVTEEQRLPKTGLLALLLGMIFLWGGRVPEKEVWKMLSARGVYPGREHVIFGDPRELITGVWVQEQYLEYWQVPDSNPARFHLRWGPRAQAEASKVQVVLFLFRLLSTPIGPFLCPSEEARTNEDQGP is encoded by the exons ATGGAGGACCAGGCTGAGCCAGGAGACAAG GCCGCCATTCCCCTGAGCAGCGTCAGCATGCCTCTGGGCGTCAGGAGTGTGCAGTGCCCGTTGGAGGAGGCCCAGCAGGAGGCAAGCGaagcccagggcctggagggggCCCTGCCCTCGCCTCAGGATGGGCCAGCCACCCTGGCAAGTGAGCCCCACGCCCATAGCTCCAGCAGCCATGGGGACGAGGCCGCAGGGGATGCCAGGGCCTCTCTCCAAGATGCGCTGCGCAGGAAGGAGGCGCGACTGGTGACCTTCCTGCTCCACAAGTACCGCGCCAAGGAGCCGACCACGAAGGCAGAGATGCTGGAACAGGTCATCCAGGATCACCAGGACCACTTCCCTGACATCTTCAGCGAAGCCTCCAAGGATTTGCAGCTGACCTTTGGCATTGACGTAAAGGAAGTAGATCCCAGCAGCCACTCCTATGTCCTGGTCCCCACCCTGGGCCTCACCTGGGATGGGGTGACTGAAGAGCAGCGCCTCCCCAAGACCGGCCTCCTGGCGCTGCTCCTGGGTATGATTTTCCTGTGGGGAGGCCGGGTCCCTGAGAAGGAAGTGTGGAAAATGCTTAGTGCCAGGGGGGTGTACCCTGGGAGGGAGCACGTCATCTTCGGGGACCCCAGGGAGCTCATCACCGGGGTCTGGGTGCAGGAGCAGTACCTGGAGTACTGGCAGGTGCCTGACAGCAATCCCGCTCGCTTCCACCTGCGctggggccccagggcccaggcagaggccAGCAAGGTGCAGGTCGTGCTGTTTTTGTTCAGGCTTCTTAGCACACCTATAGGCCCTTTCCTGTGCCCATCTGAGGAGGCTAGGACCAATGAGGATCAGGGTCCCTGA